From Chloroflexaceae bacterium:
CCACCACCGCGCCGCGGGCATCGATGATCTCCACATCATCGCCCAGCACATGCTGTTCTTCGGCCCGGTCGGCGATTTCGAAGAGGCGCTCCACCTTGCCGTCGGTGACCAGCACGTCGCCTACCGTGGCAACCCGCTGCGCCGGGTCAATGATCGAGCCGTTTTTGATCAGGTAGCGCATGTGACCTCGATGTTGGATTTTGGATTTTAGATTTTGGATTGCTGGTTGATGCGGTGGATATGGGCGCGGGTGGTGTCCCGCCGGAGTCTGAACCGATTGCCCGGAATGGCGCGATGATTCAGCGGGAAGCCGGGTTCCCCGGCGCGCGCCGCCCTCCGGGTTGCAGGCTACGGCGGTTCCTCCCGGCAGTTTCCCCGTACTCATATCAACCTGCCAGGCGGTACAACAGGGCCATGCGCACGGCGACGCCGTTGGTTGCCTGTTCTTCAATCACCGCATTAGGAGCAGTGGCGGCCTCGGGCGAGATCTCGACGCCCTCGTTCATCGGGCCGGGATGCATGATCAACACCCGTTTGCCCAGTCGCGCCAGCCGCTCGGGAGTCAACCCGTAGAGGCGGGTGTACTCCCGCAACGATGGCAGCAGACCGGCCTGTTGCCGCTCTTTCTGCAACCGCAGGAGCATTACGACATCGGCGCTGTCCAGCACCGCGTCGAGTTGATAGGAGATCGTCACCTCTGGCCATGTCGCCGTCCAGTACGCGGGCGGGCCGAGCAGCGTCGCGGGGCCGCAGAGGGTGACGCGGGCGCCCATGCGCGTAAGGCCCCACAGATTGGAGCGGGCCACGCGACTGTGGAGCACATCGCCGACAATGAGCACGTGGAGGCCGCCGATCTGCCCCAGATGTTCGCGCATGGTATAGAGGTCGAGCAGGGCCTGGGTGGGGTGGGCATGGCGCCCATCGCCAGCGTTGATCACCGAGCCGCGGAAGTGCTGCGCGACCAGGTATGGCGCGCCAGACTGGCTGTGACGCATCACCACAATGTCGGCGCCAAGGGCCTGGAGGGTGCGCACGGTATCCACCAGCGACTCGCCCTTCTCGACGCTGCTGCCGCGGGCGCTGAAGTTGACGATATTGGCCGAGAGGGCGCGGGCGGCCAGTTCAAACGAGATGCGCGTGCGGGTGCTGTCCTCATAGAACATGTTCACGATGGTGCGCCCGCGAAGGGCCGGCACCTGCTTGATCTCGCGAGACAGCACCTCTTTCATACTCTCGGCAGTAGTGAGAATCTCCTCGATCTCGGCGGACGAGAAATCGTCTAGATCGATCACGTGGCGACGGCGAGCGCGCTCCGTGGAGGATGTTGGCATACCGTTCACACCATTTCTTTGATGGGGAGTCCCGCTTTCTCCCCGCCGCTGCCTGTGGAAGGGCCTGGATGGCCCTGCCGCCGGTTGGCGAGGCGCGGGGAAACCTGGTTTCCCCCTACTCCTGCTAGAAGGACGGGCGTGGGCGGCCCCGCTGCCAGTTGGACCCGCTGCCAGTTGGAGAGGTGCAGGGAAGCCTGGTTTCTCCTTATTCTCAGGTGGAAGGTTTTGAGCGAGAAGCGGTTTTCGGCATTCCAATGCGCTTACGGTCCTCATCCCCCGCCCCCCTCTCCCGCTTGCGGGAGAGGGGGGGTTGGTCGTTCCAATGCCCCGGATGACGCATGCGACGCGAGCATGCGCCAGAAAACCCTGCACCTGAGAAGGTTTCTCCTCTCCCCTGCCCGTGGGGAAACGCTTATTCTCCAGGCCGGGCGTTGGAGCAACAGGCCCTTCCCACGCCCGTGACAGGCGGGCGGGTTTCCCCTTCCCCGGCCACGCACTGCCCGACATACTACCCCTCTGCTGGAGGGCGCACGATCACCACTTCATCGGCCTCATCGCCGGCCTCCCGCAGATGGACCTCGACCCGTTCGGCGCGGGCGGTGGGCACGTTCTTGCCCACGTAATCGGCGCGAATGGGCAGCTCGCGGTGCCCCCGGTCCACCAGCACTGCCAGTTGAATGCGATCCGGCCGTCCCAGATCGGTCAACGCGTCGAGGGCGGCGCGCACGGTGCGTCCGGTGTAGAGCACATCGTCCACCAGCACCACCACCTTGCCGGTAATATCGGTTTGAATATCGGTTTTGCGCACCAGGGGCGCCGGGCCGCGCAGCTTGAGATCATCGCGGTAGAGAGTAATATCGAGCTGCCCTACCGGCACGCGCATGCCCTCAAAATCGGCGATCGCCGCAGCGATGCGCTCGGCCAGGGGCGCCCCGCGGCGCCGAATGCCCACGAGCACAACATCGTTGAGACCGCCGTTGCGCTCGTCAATCTCGTGAGCGATCCGCACCAGGGCGCGGCGGATGTCGTCGGCGGTCATTATCTGCTTGCGTTCG
This genomic window contains:
- a CDS encoding aspartate carbamoyltransferase catalytic subunit, yielding MPTSSTERARRRHVIDLDDFSSAEIEEILTTAESMKEVLSREIKQVPALRGRTIVNMFYEDSTRTRISFELAARALSANIVNFSARGSSVEKGESLVDTVRTLQALGADIVVMRHSQSGAPYLVAQHFRGSVINAGDGRHAHPTQALLDLYTMREHLGQIGGLHVLIVGDVLHSRVARSNLWGLTRMGARVTLCGPATLLGPPAYWTATWPEVTISYQLDAVLDSADVVMLLRLQKERQQAGLLPSLREYTRLYGLTPERLARLGKRVLIMHPGPMNEGVEISPEAATAPNAVIEEQATNGVAVRMALLYRLAG
- the pyrR gene encoding bifunctional pyr operon transcriptional regulator/uracil phosphoribosyltransferase PyrR, which encodes MSERKQIMTADDIRRALVRIAHEIDERNGGLNDVVLVGIRRRGAPLAERIAAAIADFEGMRVPVGQLDITLYRDDLKLRGPAPLVRKTDIQTDITGKVVVLVDDVLYTGRTVRAALDALTDLGRPDRIQLAVLVDRGHRELPIRADYVGKNVPTARAERVEVHLREAGDEADEVVIVRPPAEG